A window of Metabacillus sp. B2-18 contains these coding sequences:
- the spoVID gene encoding stage VI sporulation protein D: MSQQQLRFSVEESVWFQKGQEVSELLSISLDPDIAIHEHDQYISIRGALQLTGEYKIEAESSEEETFEYANVRYVNEVDTREDGVSVLNHRFPVDITIPRNRIQQLDEVYVSIESFDYDLPEHACLKLIADLSISGISNGETAEEEEVRPAEEPKEEAFEALFREEQNTAEHNNSEPVSSIEPAPSPFSSFYEERKLDEEDVDKLSPSFSVTKEQDVVEEREEEVEEVEEVVVETSPAEYDKEIVEPEPAVEEEVNVEQGQTEEEVYDPFVVEVRREEPTPEPKEVQYSFFSKTEEEPTNVDEDLQKKDEVGREEGETKDAHYLTSLFARDEEEDFSRVKMCIVQQGDTLELISEKYEISIQQILRVNEFHADQDVYEGQILYIPAYSTSK, encoded by the coding sequence TTGTCACAACAACAACTACGTTTCTCAGTAGAAGAGTCTGTTTGGTTTCAAAAAGGACAGGAAGTATCTGAACTTTTATCTATTTCTTTAGATCCGGATATTGCCATTCATGAGCATGATCAGTACATTTCAATTCGTGGTGCCCTGCAGCTTACTGGGGAATATAAAATAGAAGCGGAAAGTTCTGAAGAGGAAACGTTCGAATATGCAAATGTACGTTATGTAAATGAGGTTGATACACGTGAAGATGGTGTGAGCGTCTTAAATCATCGTTTCCCTGTTGATATTACGATTCCTAGAAATCGAATTCAACAGCTAGACGAGGTGTATGTTTCGATCGAATCCTTTGATTATGATTTACCCGAACATGCTTGCTTAAAATTAATAGCTGATTTATCTATAAGCGGAATTTCGAATGGAGAGACAGCGGAAGAAGAAGAGGTGAGACCTGCAGAGGAACCTAAGGAAGAAGCATTTGAAGCTCTTTTCCGTGAAGAACAAAACACTGCAGAACATAATAATTCCGAGCCTGTTTCAAGCATAGAGCCTGCACCTTCACCTTTTTCTTCTTTCTATGAGGAAAGAAAGTTAGATGAAGAAGACGTGGACAAATTATCACCATCCTTCTCTGTCACGAAAGAACAGGATGTAGTTGAAGAGCGTGAGGAAGAAGTAGAAGAAGTAGAAGAAGTAGTGGTTGAAACGTCACCTGCTGAATACGATAAAGAAATTGTAGAGCCTGAACCGGCTGTTGAAGAAGAAGTTAATGTTGAGCAAGGACAAACTGAAGAAGAGGTTTATGATCCATTTGTTGTGGAAGTAAGAAGAGAAGAACCAACTCCAGAACCTAAAGAAGTACAATATTCCTTTTTCTCTAAAACCGAAGAAGAGCCAACAAATGTAGATGAAGATTTACAAAAGAAAGATGAAGTTGGTCGTGAAGAGGGAGAAACAAAGGATGCTCATTACTTAACAAGTTTATTTGCAAGAGACGAAGAAGAAGATTTCTCCAGAGTGAAAATGTGTATTGTTCAACAAGGAGATACACTTGAATTAATTAGTGAGAAATATGAAATTTCCATTCAACAAATTTTACGTGTAAATGAGTTTCATGCAGATCAAGATGTATATGAAGGACAAATTCTTTATATCCCTGCATACTCAACAAGTAAATAA
- the yihA gene encoding ribosome biogenesis GTP-binding protein YihA/YsxC, whose protein sequence is MKVTSSEIVISAVKPAQYPEGDLPEVALAGRSNVGKSSFINKMLGRKGLARISSKPGKTQTLNFYIINEILHFVDVPGYGYAKVSKKEREAWGKMIETYITSREQLRAVILLIDLRHPPTSDDVLMYNFLKHYDIPTIVVTTKADKIPKGKWQKHAKVIKDALEIEKNDPLVIFSSETGLGKDEAWKTILHYTS, encoded by the coding sequence ATGAAAGTAACAAGTTCAGAAATCGTTATAAGCGCAGTTAAGCCTGCACAATATCCAGAAGGAGATTTACCGGAAGTAGCATTAGCTGGTCGTTCTAATGTTGGTAAATCATCCTTTATTAATAAAATGCTAGGTAGAAAAGGATTGGCTCGAATTTCATCAAAGCCAGGTAAAACACAAACATTAAATTTTTATATTATTAATGAAATACTACACTTTGTTGATGTACCTGGATATGGATATGCCAAGGTTAGTAAAAAGGAACGTGAAGCATGGGGGAAAATGATCGAAACCTACATCACTTCTCGTGAACAGTTGCGTGCTGTTATCCTTTTAATTGATCTTAGACATCCTCCAACAAGTGACGATGTGCTGATGTATAACTTCCTAAAGCATTATGACATCCCAACAATTGTTGTGACAACCAAGGCAGATAAAATTCCTAAGGGTAAGTGGCAGAAGCATGCTAAGGTGATAAAAGATGCCCTGGAAATTGAGAAAAACGATCCATTGGTTATTTTTTCATCAGAAACCGGCTTAGGCAAAGATGAAGCTTGGAAAACAATTCTTCACTATACATCATAA
- a CDS encoding LiaF transmembrane domain-containing protein — protein sequence MKKITLLPTMLLLGIGIFYSIQKLNIHLFEGQNSWPFLLILLGLTFLISGHFEQDASAILPGIILAGLGIHFHYAGKIASWPDHPAAFLFILSLGMILTATKAKTGYQQGFIILAIGLFLHFFHKIIQSLTIIENGVDFIETYWPLLFIVIGALLLVIRRRK from the coding sequence ATGAAAAAAATTACATTATTACCAACAATGCTACTACTAGGAATTGGCATTTTTTATTCTATCCAAAAATTAAATATTCATTTATTTGAAGGACAAAACAGTTGGCCTTTTTTATTAATCCTACTTGGACTTACGTTTTTAATTAGTGGTCACTTTGAACAAGATGCGTCAGCCATTTTACCAGGAATCATTTTAGCAGGTCTTGGTATCCATTTTCACTATGCTGGCAAGATTGCCTCTTGGCCTGATCATCCTGCTGCTTTTTTATTTATCTTGTCTCTTGGCATGATTTTAACTGCTACAAAAGCCAAAACTGGTTATCAGCAAGGTTTTATTATATTAGCTATAGGCTTATTTCTACACTTTTTCCATAAAATTATTCAATCTCTAACTATCATCGAAAACGGAGTAGATTTTATTGAAACCTACTGGCCACTTCTTTTTATTGTCATTGGTGCTTTATTGTTAGTGATACGGAGAAGAAAATAA
- the hemC gene encoding hydroxymethylbilane synthase, which produces MRKIVVGSRRSKLALTQTNWVINQLKSFGLPFQFEIKEIVTKGDQILDVTLSKVGGKGLFVKEIEQAMMNGEIDMAVHSMKDMPGILPEGLTIGCIPNREDHRDVLISKDHVKLSELPSGAIVGTSSLRRSAQLLIERPDLEIKWIRGNIDTRLEKLKTEDYDAIILAAAGLARMGWSKDVVTEFLDPEICLPAVGQGALAIECRADDQELLDLLAKFTDLSTKLAVTAERTFLTKMEGGCQVPIAGFATVNEKEEIEFTGLIASPDGKEVYKQRVTGTDPVELGSKVAETLTNQGAKALIDRVKEELDQ; this is translated from the coding sequence ATGCGAAAAATAGTTGTTGGATCTAGACGTAGTAAATTGGCATTAACGCAAACAAATTGGGTAATTAATCAATTAAAATCCTTTGGTTTACCGTTCCAATTTGAAATCAAGGAAATTGTAACAAAAGGTGATCAGATTTTAGATGTTACTTTATCAAAAGTCGGAGGCAAAGGCTTGTTTGTAAAGGAAATTGAGCAAGCAATGATGAATGGTGAAATTGATATGGCTGTTCATAGTATGAAGGATATGCCGGGAATTTTGCCTGAGGGTTTAACAATAGGTTGCATTCCAAACCGTGAAGATCACCGCGATGTTCTTATCTCTAAAGATCATGTAAAGCTTTCAGAGTTGCCAAGTGGAGCAATTGTCGGAACAAGCAGCTTGAGACGAAGTGCGCAGCTTTTAATTGAAAGACCTGACCTTGAAATTAAATGGATTAGAGGAAACATAGATACTCGCTTAGAAAAGCTGAAAACAGAAGATTATGATGCCATTATTCTAGCTGCAGCAGGCCTGGCACGCATGGGCTGGAGTAAAGATGTTGTTACTGAATTCTTAGACCCGGAAATTTGCCTGCCAGCAGTAGGGCAAGGTGCCTTAGCCATTGAATGTCGTGCGGATGATCAAGAATTGTTAGATCTTCTTGCAAAATTCACTGATTTATCTACGAAATTAGCCGTTACTGCTGAGAGAACCTTCCTTACTAAAATGGAGGGTGGATGCCAAGTACCTATCGCTGGATTTGCAACAGTAAATGAAAAGGAAGAAATTGAATTTACAGGTCTTATTGCCTCACCTGACGGGAAAGAAGTGTATAAACAAAGGGTTACAGGAACAGACCCGGTAGAATTAGGGAGTAAAGTCGCGGAAACATTAACAAATCAAGGAGCTAAAGCCCTAATCGACCGGGTAAAAGAGGAGTTAGATCAATAA
- the hemB gene encoding porphobilinogen synthase: MNIQFTRHRRLRNSNNLRAMVRETHLRPEDFIYPIFVVEGDNKKNEVPSMPGVYHLSLDLLNQEIEEVISLGVKSVILFGVPDEKDDVGTQAYHDNGIVQRATRQVKESFPELVVVADTCLCQYTDHGHCGIVENGQVLNDPTLDLLARTAISQAKAGADIIAPSNMMDGFVAAIRHGLDEAGFEHIPVMSYAVKYASAFYGPFRDAAHSTPQFGDRKTYQMDPANRDEALREAQSDLEEGADFLIVKPALSYLDIIRDVKNQFNVPIVAYNVSGEYSMIKAAAQNGWVDEKALVMEMLVGMKRAGVDLIITYFAKDAARWIREDQ, translated from the coding sequence ATGAATATTCAATTTACAAGACACCGCCGTTTACGTAACAGTAATAACCTAAGAGCAATGGTGAGAGAAACACATCTTCGCCCAGAGGACTTTATTTATCCAATTTTCGTTGTAGAAGGGGATAATAAGAAAAACGAAGTTCCATCAATGCCAGGTGTGTATCACTTGTCTTTAGATCTATTGAATCAGGAAATTGAAGAAGTTATTTCGTTAGGGGTTAAGTCTGTTATCTTATTTGGTGTTCCTGATGAAAAGGACGATGTAGGAACTCAAGCTTATCATGATAACGGAATTGTTCAACGTGCAACTAGACAGGTAAAAGAGTCCTTCCCTGAATTAGTCGTTGTTGCGGATACATGTCTTTGTCAATATACAGATCATGGACATTGTGGAATTGTTGAAAATGGACAAGTATTAAATGACCCTACCCTTGATTTGCTTGCACGTACCGCTATCAGTCAAGCAAAAGCAGGTGCAGATATTATTGCTCCTTCAAACATGATGGATGGCTTTGTAGCAGCAATTAGACATGGGTTAGATGAAGCTGGCTTTGAACATATTCCGGTTATGTCTTATGCAGTTAAATATGCAAGTGCTTTTTACGGACCGTTCCGAGATGCAGCGCACAGCACACCACAATTTGGTGACCGAAAAACATATCAAATGGATCCTGCTAATCGTGATGAAGCATTAAGAGAAGCTCAGTCAGATTTAGAAGAGGGTGCGGACTTTTTAATCGTAAAGCCAGCATTATCTTATTTAGATATTATCCGTGATGTGAAAAATCAATTTAACGTTCCTATTGTAGCTTATAATGTTAGCGGTGAGTATTCCATGATTAAAGCAGCTGCACAAAATGGATGGGTTGATGAAAAAGCATTGGTGATGGAAATGTTAGTCGGAATGAAACGTGCAGGTGTTGATTTAATTATTACATATTTTGCAAAAGACGCAGCACGGTGGATAAGGGAAGATCAATAA
- a CDS encoding uroporphyrinogen-III synthase, with translation MGEIRPLQGKRVLITRAKSQVEEFIQKIEEEGGVGISAPLLEIRPKKSSESIIHQTLTRLHKFDCIVFTSANGVKYFKKFLDQFGIPYETLQHMIAASVGRKTSKQMEKLNLNVSVIPEEFVAEKLAESIGEKLSKSSKILVIRGNLSRPILITELKKQGFNTEDLIVYETLHNKREAAKLISYLKEDQLDYITFTSSSTVDSFMKVLHKSELIQHLSKVTFICIGPITNNTLKEYGFTGVMPVSYTIDDMVKLMVELEQNREDNQ, from the coding sequence ATGGGAGAGATCCGTCCTTTACAAGGGAAACGGGTTTTGATTACTAGAGCAAAGTCTCAAGTAGAAGAATTTATTCAAAAAATTGAAGAAGAAGGCGGAGTTGGAATTTCAGCTCCGCTTCTAGAAATAAGACCAAAAAAATCGAGTGAATCTATTATTCACCAGACGCTGACAAGATTACATAAATTTGATTGCATTGTGTTTACGAGTGCAAATGGTGTTAAATACTTTAAAAAGTTCTTAGATCAATTTGGAATTCCTTATGAAACATTACAGCATATGATTGCCGCTTCTGTTGGAAGAAAAACAAGTAAGCAAATGGAGAAACTAAATCTCAATGTTTCTGTTATACCAGAAGAATTTGTGGCGGAAAAGCTGGCAGAAAGCATAGGGGAAAAGCTTTCTAAATCTTCGAAAATCCTAGTGATTCGAGGAAATCTATCAAGACCAATTCTGATAACAGAATTAAAAAAACAAGGTTTCAACACAGAAGATTTAATTGTCTATGAAACATTACATAATAAAAGAGAAGCTGCTAAGCTTATTTCATATCTCAAAGAAGATCAGCTAGACTACATAACCTTTACAAGCTCATCTACTGTTGACAGCTTTATGAAAGTACTACATAAATCAGAACTCATTCAGCATTTGAGTAAAGTTACTTTCATATGTATCGGCCCGATTACTAATAACACATTAAAAGAATATGGATTTACAGGTGTTATGCCTGTTTCCTATACAATTGATGACATGGTGAAGTTAATGGTTGAACTAGAACAAAACCGGGAGGATAATCAATGA
- a CDS encoding cytochrome C assembly family protein produces the protein MEMSLSRINELTIILYAICVLLYFIDFLNNNRKAKRAAFWLLSIVWLLQTIFLFVRMFETGRFPVLNVFEGLYFYTWVLVTLSLVLNRFLKAEFIIFFTNVIGFIMMAIHTFAPAQYESAAVSSQLVSELLLIHITMAILSYGAFSLSFVFSILYTIQYNLLKKKKWGKRLLRLEDLSKLDHMSYVLNVIGVPMLLLSLILGVIWAYIKVANFQWYDAKVLGSFMVLVTYGIYLYIRIVKELQGRSVALLNIASFLVLLINFFLFGSLSRFHFWDS, from the coding sequence ATGGAGATGAGCTTAAGCAGAATTAACGAATTAACCATAATACTTTATGCTATTTGTGTACTCTTATATTTTATAGATTTTCTTAATAATAACCGGAAGGCGAAACGAGCTGCCTTCTGGTTACTTTCTATTGTTTGGCTATTACAAACAATTTTTTTATTTGTTCGTATGTTTGAAACAGGAAGATTTCCTGTTTTAAATGTGTTTGAAGGGCTCTATTTTTATACATGGGTATTAGTGACATTGTCACTTGTTTTAAATCGTTTTCTTAAAGCGGAATTTATTATCTTTTTCACTAACGTAATTGGGTTTATCATGATGGCCATACATACATTTGCCCCAGCTCAATACGAGTCGGCTGCTGTTTCTAGTCAGCTTGTCTCAGAACTATTATTAATTCATATTACGATGGCCATACTTTCTTATGGGGCGTTTTCATTATCGTTTGTGTTTTCGATTCTTTATACCATTCAATATAATTTACTCAAAAAGAAAAAGTGGGGAAAGCGCCTTCTTCGATTAGAAGATCTTTCAAAGCTTGATCATATGTCATACGTATTAAATGTCATCGGCGTACCTATGCTGTTATTAAGTTTAATTTTAGGGGTTATTTGGGCCTATATTAAAGTAGCTAACTTTCAATGGTATGATGCGAAAGTACTAGGGTCTTTTATGGTATTAGTGACGTATGGGATCTATCTTTATATAAGAATTGTTAAAGAATTACAGGGCAGGTCTGTGGCTCTTTTAAACATAGCATCGTTTTTAGTTTTGTTAATTAACTTTTTCTTGTTTGGTAGTCTTTCAAGGTTTCATTTTTGGGATTCATGA
- the ysxE gene encoding spore coat protein YsxE: MSMQLSEVRPLLKNYDLHPEYTEEITKKTIKVYTDTGPYVLKKLSSEFNPYFVDSIRILNEQKYSNYVPLLRNKQQQLISQYNGEYYYLMPWLVNEQEEERDARHQLLFKEVANLHKRTEKKISLDGQEATTHYEKLTNKWDEEKARFETFVEQCEKKIYLSPFELQAVTYYTEVSRAIEFSRKKLDEWYEKMTDKKSSRVVLTHGKVSARHFLYDDDGNGYLSNFEKSSYSSPIDDFLLFLNRTARTYPIQSDDVVNWFYSYQKDYPFTEEEMLLFIGYLAYPERLCRFIKNYSKKGKKSSELEANKQLVRAYWQFKNIEYFVMKVSEIENRKKMEAEAAEAQTES, translated from the coding sequence ATGTCGATGCAGCTAAGCGAAGTAAGGCCTTTGTTAAAAAATTACGATTTACACCCTGAATATACAGAGGAAATCACCAAGAAAACAATTAAGGTATATACAGATACAGGTCCTTATGTATTAAAGAAATTATCAAGTGAATTTAATCCATATTTTGTTGATTCTATTCGAATCTTAAATGAACAAAAGTATTCAAATTATGTTCCCCTTTTAAGGAATAAACAGCAGCAGCTTATTTCTCAATATAATGGGGAGTACTATTACTTAATGCCGTGGCTTGTGAATGAACAAGAAGAAGAGCGTGATGCTCGTCATCAGCTTCTATTTAAAGAGGTAGCAAACCTTCACAAACGAACAGAAAAGAAAATATCACTTGATGGTCAAGAGGCAACAACTCATTATGAAAAACTAACGAATAAGTGGGATGAAGAAAAAGCACGTTTTGAAACATTTGTTGAACAATGTGAGAAAAAGATTTATTTATCTCCATTTGAGTTGCAAGCCGTTACTTACTATACTGAGGTATCAAGAGCCATTGAATTTTCTCGTAAAAAACTCGATGAGTGGTATGAGAAAATGACAGATAAAAAGTCTTCAAGAGTAGTGTTAACACATGGAAAAGTATCTGCACGCCACTTCTTATATGATGATGATGGTAATGGTTATTTATCAAACTTTGAGAAATCGTCTTATTCAAGTCCTATTGATGATTTTTTATTATTTTTGAATCGAACTGCGAGAACGTATCCAATTCAAAGTGATGATGTTGTGAATTGGTTTTATTCCTATCAAAAAGACTACCCATTTACAGAAGAGGAAATGCTTTTATTTATTGGGTATTTGGCTTATCCAGAGCGACTATGTCGATTCATTAAAAACTATTCAAAAAAAGGGAAAAAGAGCTCTGAGTTAGAAGCAAATAAACAGCTTGTGAGAGCTTATTGGCAATTTAAAAATATTGAGTACTTTGTAATGAAGGTTTCTGAAATAGAAAACAGAAAGAAAATGGAAGCAGAAGCAGCAGAGGCACAAACTGAATCTTAA
- the hemA gene encoding glutamyl-tRNA reductase — MHILVVGLNYKTAPVEIREKLSFQPQELTDAMKQLKEQKSILENVIVSTCNRTEIYAVVDQLHTGRYYIKAFLADWFGLEKEEISPYLTIFEQDGALEHLCRVACGLDSMILGETQILGQVRTSFLQAQENNTTGTVFNQLFKQVISLAKRSHSETDIGANAVSVSYAAVELAKKIFGDLRSKHVLILGAGKMGELAVQNLHGSGVGKVTVMNRTLQKAEELANRFDGKAKGINELQCGLVEADILISSTGAKDFVITKEMMTHVEKMRKGRPLFMVDIAVPRDLDPKLADLDSVFLYDIDDLQGIVEANLQERKIAAEKIELMIEDEIVQFKQWINTLGVVPVISALRQKALNIQAETMESIERKMPNLTDRERKVLSKHMKSIINQLLKDPIVKVKELSAEANAQESLDLFMKIFNIEEAVEEQMKMDKSEKQTIHANDPIYRASLQS; from the coding sequence ATGCATATACTTGTTGTCGGCTTAAATTATAAAACAGCCCCTGTTGAAATTCGCGAAAAGCTCTCGTTTCAACCTCAAGAGCTAACAGATGCGATGAAACAGTTAAAAGAACAAAAAAGCATACTTGAAAATGTTATTGTATCTACTTGCAACCGTACAGAAATATATGCTGTAGTAGATCAACTTCATACAGGACGTTATTATATTAAAGCATTCTTGGCAGATTGGTTCGGACTGGAGAAAGAAGAGATTTCACCGTATTTAACTATTTTTGAACAAGATGGTGCACTAGAGCATTTATGTAGAGTAGCATGCGGATTGGATTCTATGATTTTGGGTGAAACTCAAATTCTAGGACAGGTTCGTACTAGCTTTTTACAGGCTCAGGAAAACAATACAACAGGAACGGTGTTCAATCAGCTGTTTAAGCAAGTAATATCATTGGCTAAACGTTCACATTCTGAAACTGATATTGGAGCAAATGCTGTTTCAGTGAGTTATGCAGCAGTTGAACTTGCTAAGAAAATCTTTGGTGACCTTCGTTCTAAGCACGTACTAATTTTAGGTGCGGGTAAGATGGGGGAATTAGCTGTGCAAAATCTGCATGGCAGTGGTGTAGGTAAAGTTACTGTTATGAACAGAACGTTGCAGAAAGCTGAAGAGCTTGCTAATCGCTTTGATGGGAAAGCCAAAGGAATAAACGAACTTCAGTGTGGATTAGTGGAAGCGGATATCCTTATTAGTTCAACTGGTGCCAAAGATTTTGTTATTACTAAAGAAATGATGACACATGTGGAAAAAATGAGAAAAGGTCGTCCATTATTTATGGTCGATATTGCTGTGCCACGTGATTTAGATCCTAAGCTTGCGGATTTAGATAGTGTGTTTCTTTATGATATTGATGATTTACAAGGAATTGTTGAGGCAAACTTACAAGAGCGTAAAATTGCTGCGGAAAAGATTGAACTAATGATCGAAGATGAAATTGTTCAATTTAAACAATGGATTAATACGCTTGGAGTTGTACCTGTTATTTCAGCACTTCGTCAAAAGGCTTTAAATATTCAAGCTGAAACGATGGAAAGTATCGAGCGAAAAATGCCTAACTTAACTGATCGCGAAAGAAAAGTTTTAAGTAAGCATATGAAAAGCATTATTAATCAATTGCTTAAAGACCCGATTGTGAAGGTAAAAGAGCTATCAGCAGAGGCTAATGCACAGGAATCATTGGATTTATTTATGAAAATCTTTAATATCGAAGAAGCTGTTGAAGAGCAAATGAAAATGGATAAATCAGAGAAACAGACAATTCATGCAAACGATCCGATTTATCGTGCTTCACTTCAATCGTAA
- the hemL gene encoding glutamate-1-semialdehyde 2,1-aminomutase, translated as MNSYQKSESAFHEAQSLMPGGVNSPVRAFKSVGMNPIFMERGKGSKIYDIDGNEYIDYVLSWGPLIHGHSNDTVVEAIKKVVESGTSFGAPTLIENELAKLVIDRVPSIEIVRMVSSGTEATMSALRLARGYTGRNKIIKFEGCYHGHGDSLLIKAGSGVATLGLPDSPGVPEGIAKNTITVPYNDLESIQYAFEQFGEDIAGIIVEPVAGNMGVVPPQPGFLEGLRAITEQYGALLIFDEVMTGFRVDYGCAQDYYGVTPDLTCLGKVIGGGLPVGAYGGKAEIMKQIAPSGPIYQAGTLSGNPLAMTAGYETLKQLTRDSYKEFIRKADRLEEGLSAAANEYEIPHTINRAGSMIGFFFTNEDVTNYEKAKTSNLDFFASYYRSMANQGVFLPPSQFEGLFLSTAHTDADIDHTIEAAKKAFAELKK; from the coding sequence ATGAATAGCTATCAAAAAAGCGAAAGTGCATTTCATGAAGCTCAATCATTAATGCCCGGTGGTGTTAATAGTCCTGTAAGAGCATTTAAATCTGTTGGAATGAATCCTATATTCATGGAACGAGGAAAAGGCTCAAAAATTTATGATATCGATGGAAACGAATATATTGACTATGTTCTTTCCTGGGGACCGCTTATTCATGGTCATTCAAACGATACTGTAGTTGAAGCGATTAAAAAAGTTGTAGAGTCAGGTACAAGCTTTGGTGCTCCTACTCTGATTGAAAACGAACTTGCAAAGCTTGTAATAGATCGTGTGCCTTCGATTGAAATCGTCCGTATGGTAAGCTCAGGAACGGAAGCAACGATGAGTGCATTACGATTAGCAAGGGGCTATACTGGACGAAATAAAATTATTAAGTTTGAGGGCTGCTACCATGGTCATGGTGATTCTTTACTGATTAAAGCAGGATCAGGAGTTGCAACGTTAGGATTACCAGATAGTCCTGGTGTACCTGAAGGAATTGCGAAAAATACAATTACCGTTCCGTACAATGATTTAGAAAGCATTCAATATGCATTTGAACAATTTGGAGAAGATATTGCAGGGATCATTGTAGAACCTGTAGCAGGGAACATGGGAGTTGTTCCACCTCAACCAGGTTTTCTTGAGGGATTACGAGCAATTACAGAACAATATGGTGCTTTATTAATCTTTGATGAGGTTATGACAGGGTTTCGTGTAGACTATGGCTGTGCTCAAGACTATTACGGTGTAACACCTGATTTAACATGCCTTGGCAAGGTAATCGGTGGAGGTTTACCTGTAGGAGCTTATGGTGGTAAAGCGGAAATTATGAAGCAAATTGCTCCAAGTGGACCAATTTATCAAGCAGGAACTTTATCAGGAAACCCACTCGCGATGACAGCGGGATATGAAACATTAAAACAGCTAACAAGAGATTCTTATAAGGAATTTATTCGTAAAGCAGATCGTCTTGAGGAAGGACTGTCAGCTGCTGCTAATGAGTATGAAATTCCGCATACAATCAATCGTGCCGGCTCTATGATTGGCTTTTTCTTTACTAATGAAGATGTAACAAATTACGAAAAAGCGAAAACATCAAATCTTGATTTCTTTGCCAGCTACTATCGTAGCATGGCAAATCAAGGAGTATTCCTTCCTCCATCACAATTTGAAGGATTATTCCTATCAACAGCACACACAGACGCGGACATTGATCATACAATAGAAGCTGCTAAGAAGGCATTTGCTGAATTAAAAAAATAA